From the genome of Panulirus ornatus isolate Po-2019 chromosome 51, ASM3632096v1, whole genome shotgun sequence, one region includes:
- the LOC139764747 gene encoding uncharacterized protein produces MALGSACHIALIFFLLLSDLMVDHPSHGEEVQVFSLQPDIWESPRDDVYIRFNMSNQQVATSLTQFTICSRVYLTGLTTLQVLLSYATADFFSNAIMMYIIDGSHFFRYNNKPQTAIERLEVGTVLRQWRHYCHVLSGDTYTVYVDGQALASGPIVVDDRRLPLNGTFVVGQEQDGLSRRFDSQQILKGFVTQVNIWSYGLSDAQVAKMATCQENMKGDVFSSDRDATELINVDEKTEPLQKLCQMHEDFLILPEGRTFADSLRMCHLLGSDMYAPLNREMTERVNKKFFTKKPCRKIHLWIGMTDKEEEGIWRRVSDEKIVTDIDWAPGQPDTSRVENCVIMSGRDALWNDYSCKKYQSCALCEEPLNLPLYLRGMCKERLTEIMFEVLDRFSNKPFFHGFYGLMIIQRKDRHWTMFDTVSNTTVAMLKVASDVSYPIGRHQWKLFSPVCERPVGSMLELSLSRCKEGKEYMCDDGQCIHVTARCDAKTDCDDETDEDNCSVLKVPAGYRSFKPPKNLEDPTQPLEPILVFKFLRFLKIEDVEETIKLEFIVSIKWKDSRLMFLSLRADTHDNKLSEDEADRLWKPMLRFPNVKDGVLQLLEENIYIQRMNLSLPADFNVVNMDVVHGGDAARIVYEQHYSGSFVCDFDVFSYPFDVQQCSVLIELSSVSHELVSLTTSKSTVEFEGDSTYGTYIIHEFFTRKLSGKKGGDLLEIGFTLTRRSTMTVMSIYLPSLMLIAIGYSTLFVQVQKLDVRSGVSLTTLLVLYTFFNQVSSSLPQTADVKMIDVWFFFCIILLFVIIIIHVVADCLDSRMTIRVNPTMRKPSRSLTAETLLQRIRMVGVPLVLLIFNLVYWGIFFSV; encoded by the exons atggCGCTAGGGAGCGCCTGCCACATCGCCttgattttcttcctcctcctgtcggACCTGATGGTTGACCATCCCTCTCATG GTGAGGAGGTGCAGGTGTTCTCACTACAGCCAGACATCTGGGAGTCACCGAGGGACGACGTGTACATCAGGTTCAACATGAGCAACCAGCAGGTGGCCACCAGCCTGACCCAGTTCACCATCTGCTCCAGGGTCTACCTCACAGGCCTGACCACACTCCAGGTCCTCCTCTCCTACGCCACGGCTGACTTCTTCTCCAATGCCATCATGATGT ACATCATCGACGGGTCGCACTTCTTCCGGTACAACAACAAGCCTCAGACGGCCATTGAGAGGCTGGAGGTGGGCACAGTGCTGCGTCAGTGGCGCCACTACTGCCACGTGCTGTCCGGGGACACGTACACGGTGTACGTGGACGGCCAAGCCCTGGCCAGCGGGCCCATTGTGGTGGACGACCGCCGCCTCCCGCTTAATGGCACCTTCGTCGTCGGTCAGGAGCAAGACGGACTCTCCAGGAGGTTTGACAGCCAACAAATCCTGAAAGGCTTCGTCACCCAGGTCAACATTTGGAGCTACGGGCTGTCGGACGCGCAGGTGGCTAAGATGGCCACCTGTCAGGAAAATATGAAGGGGGACGTCTTTTCCAGCGACAGAGACGCCACAGAACTTATCAATGTCGACGAGAAGACAGAGCCTCTCCAGAAACTGTGTCAGATGCATGAAGATTTTCTCATTCTACCTGAAGGACGAACCTTCGCAGACTCTCTCCGAATGTGTCATCTTCTTGGCTCCGATATGTACGCTCCACTCAATCGAGAGATGACTGAAAGAGTGAACAAGAAATTTTTTACGAAAAAGCCATGTCGTAAGATACATTTGTGGATCGGCATGACGGACAAAGAGGAAGAGGGTATTTGGAGACGAGTGAGCGATGAGAAGATAGTGACGGACATAGACTGGGCTCCTGGACAACCGGATACTTCCAGAGTAGAAAACTGTGTCATTATGAGCGGCAGAGACGCTCTCTGGAATGACTACAGCTGCAAAAAGTACCAGTCTTGCGCTCTCTGCGAAGAGCCCCTTAACTTGCCCCTGTATCTGCGAGGTATGTGTAAGGAGAGACTGACCGAGATAATGTTCGAAGTGCTCGATCGCTTTTCGAACAAGCCCTTCTTCCATGGCTTCTACGGACTGATGATAATCCAGAGGAAGGACAGACACTGGACGATGTTCGACACTGTGTCGAATACCACGGTAGCCATGCTCAAAGTGGCGTCGGACGTGAGCTATCCCATTGGAAGGCACCAGTGGAAGCTGTTCAGTCCGGTGTGTGAGCGGCCGGTGGGCAGTATGTTGGAACTTAGTCTTTCCAGATGCAAGGAGGGGAAGGAGTATATGTGTGACGACGGTCAGTGTATCCACGTGACGGCCCGCTGTGACGCCAAGACGGACTGTGATGACGAGACGGATGAAGACAACTGTTCCGTCCTCAAAGTGCCCGCTGGATACCGCAGCTTCAAACCCCCAAAGAATCTGGAGGACCCGACGCAGCCACTGGAACCGATCCTGGTGTTCAAGTTCTTGCGCTTCCTGAAGATCGAGGACGTGGAGGAGACAATCAAACTGGAGTTTATCGTCAGCATAAAGTGGAAGGACTCGAGACTCATGTTCCTCAGTCTACGAGCCGACACCCACGACAATAAGCTGTCCGAGGATGAGGCAGACAGGTTATGGAAACCGATGTTAAGGTTTCCAAACGTGAAGGACGGCGTCCTGCAGTTGCTGGAGGAGAACATATACATCCAAAGGATGAACTTGTCCCTACCAGCAGACTTCAATGTCGTCAACATGG ACGTGGTTCACGGAGGCGACGCTGCTCGCATCGTGTACGAGCAGCACTACAGCGGGAGCTTCGTCTGCGACTTCGACGTCTTCTCGTACCCGTTCGACGTGCAGCAGTGCAGCGTCCTGATCGAGCTCTCCTCCGTCAGCCACGAGCTGGTGTCTCTCACCACATCGAAGTCGACGGTGGAGTTCGAGGGCGACTCGACCTACGGGACCTACATCATCCACGAGTTCTTCACCCGGAAGCTTTCGGGCAAGAAGGGTGGCGACCTGCTGGAG ATTGGCTTTACGTTGACGAGGCGCTCAACCATGACCGTCATGTCTATATATCTCCCATCTCTCATGCTGATCGCCATCGGCTACTCAACCCTCTTCGTACAAGTCCAGAAGCTCGAC GTTCGCTCGGGCGTGAGCCTGACCACGCTGCTGGTGCTGTACACGTTCTTCAACCAGGTCTCGTCCTCGCTGCCCCAGACGGCGGACGTCAAGATGATCGACGTGTGGTTCTTCTTCTGCATCATCCTgctcttcgtcatcatcatcatccacgtcgTGGCCGACTGTCTTGATTCCAGGATGACGATCCGGGTCAATCCAACGATGCGCAAGCCGAGTCGATCACTCACAGCGGAGACGCTCCTGCAGAGGATACGGATGGTGGGTGTTCCGCTGGTCCTACTCATCTTCAATTTGGTATATTGGGGTATATTCTTCAGCGTCTGA